A window of the Yersinia rochesterensis genome harbors these coding sequences:
- a CDS encoding DUF2057 family protein, which yields MKVGLVVAGILAVSCSASAIATTLKLAPEIDLLVVDGKNMSGSLLKGADSLELNNGQHQILFKVAKPLPADPKILYASPPLVVVFNTRNISSVAIQLPTLETERDASKFSKNPTYQLIGDNGRPLSVRHDVLHQDNLNTATTLETAMATYNVGQFSASVPSFAKIPPSPVSAVPGTTIAVAGTNTAQKKTNLQGENVAEQMLQYWFLQTDAETQQRFLLWAKKQSTK from the coding sequence ATGAAAGTTGGTCTGGTGGTCGCAGGGATTCTGGCCGTTAGCTGTAGTGCTTCCGCTATAGCCACGACCTTAAAACTCGCGCCGGAAATTGACCTGTTGGTGGTCGATGGTAAAAATATGTCAGGATCCCTGCTCAAAGGGGCTGATAGCTTGGAATTAAATAATGGACAGCATCAAATATTGTTCAAAGTTGCAAAACCTCTTCCGGCTGACCCGAAGATATTATATGCCTCCCCGCCATTAGTGGTGGTATTTAACACCCGCAATATCAGCTCGGTGGCGATACAATTACCCACTCTCGAGACTGAACGAGATGCCAGCAAGTTCTCTAAAAACCCGACATATCAGCTTATAGGTGATAACGGACGGCCATTATCGGTACGCCACGATGTATTGCATCAGGATAATCTCAATACTGCTACAACCCTTGAAACAGCCATGGCCACCTATAACGTCGGGCAATTCAGCGCTTCGGTTCCGTCTTTTGCCAAGATCCCGCCATCACCGGTGAGTGCTGTGCCGGGAACAACAATCGCAGTTGCGGGCACGAATACCGCCCAGAAAAAGACCAATTTACAAGGTGAGAATGTAGCAGAACAAATGCTGCAATATTGGTTCCTACAAACCGATGCCGAAACGCAACAGCGTTTTCTACTGTGGGCTAAAAAACAATCCACAAAGTAG
- a CDS encoding AAA family ATPase: protein MTNNRLEWQSLLPNTAPYEALFATASQLEPVSFSAIQPRLENGMTLFCHPQSRPRFMLIKAQESTEYLTLIAQAVKELQPDASALFGGDYLVHGHQVSWQPAQRGDEPFAAVSRCLYQEWVEPEQLFGCVRWHKDQINLQPGLVHQANGGVLILSVRVLQAQPLMWLRLKQMIVQQRFDWLSPDETRPLPVHIPSMPLDLRLILVGDRLGLADFHDMEPELGELAIYGEFEVELPLVDIDGMTLWCGYINSLLQQKQLPSLSADAWPVLFRQAVRYSGDQGSLPLCPQWLTSQLAEAALYAEENTITANTLEVALNARDWRNSYLAERMQDEIELGQILIETEGQVVGQINGLSVLEYPGHPYAFGEPARISCVVHLGDGEFVDVERKAELGGNIHAKGMMIMQAFLISELELDQPLPFSASIVFEQSYGEVDGDSASLAELCALISALSQQPINQQIAVTGSVDQFGNVQPIGGVNEKIEGFFEACQRRGLTGNQGVILPATNVRHLCLNQAVIDAVQQGQFHLWAVDTAAEALPLLTGVVYADEQQPSLLGIIQERISQVNPQDRHRWPWPLRWLNWFNQG from the coding sequence TTGACCAATAACAGACTTGAATGGCAGTCGCTGCTGCCGAACACAGCGCCATATGAAGCGTTATTTGCTACAGCTTCCCAGTTGGAGCCTGTTTCTTTTTCGGCGATTCAACCGCGGCTCGAAAATGGCATGACGCTATTCTGTCATCCACAGTCACGTCCGCGTTTTATGCTGATCAAAGCACAGGAAAGCACTGAGTATCTGACATTGATCGCTCAAGCTGTTAAAGAGCTCCAGCCTGATGCTTCAGCCCTGTTTGGCGGAGACTACCTCGTGCATGGCCACCAGGTCAGTTGGCAACCCGCTCAACGCGGTGACGAACCCTTTGCGGCAGTTTCACGCTGTCTCTACCAAGAATGGGTCGAACCCGAACAACTGTTTGGTTGTGTCAGATGGCATAAAGATCAAATAAATCTACAACCCGGTTTAGTGCATCAAGCTAATGGTGGTGTATTGATCTTGTCGGTACGGGTATTACAAGCTCAACCTTTGATGTGGCTGCGCCTGAAACAGATGATAGTTCAACAGCGCTTCGACTGGTTGTCGCCTGATGAAACCCGTCCTCTACCAGTACATATCCCCTCAATGCCACTGGACCTGCGCTTGATTCTAGTTGGCGATCGTCTTGGTTTGGCTGATTTCCACGATATGGAACCTGAACTAGGCGAATTGGCTATTTACGGCGAGTTCGAAGTCGAGCTGCCGCTGGTCGATATTGATGGCATGACATTGTGGTGCGGTTATATTAATTCGCTGTTGCAACAGAAACAGTTACCTTCGTTATCTGCTGATGCCTGGCCGGTGCTATTCCGTCAAGCGGTGCGTTATAGCGGTGATCAAGGAAGCCTGCCTTTATGTCCGCAATGGCTTACTAGCCAACTGGCAGAGGCTGCACTCTATGCCGAAGAGAACACCATCACAGCCAATACGCTAGAAGTTGCGCTGAATGCCCGTGATTGGCGTAATAGTTACCTCGCTGAACGGATGCAAGATGAAATAGAGCTTGGGCAAATTCTGATTGAAACCGAAGGTCAGGTTGTTGGCCAGATTAATGGTCTGTCAGTATTGGAATATCCTGGGCATCCTTACGCCTTTGGTGAACCAGCACGTATCAGTTGTGTGGTCCATTTAGGCGATGGCGAATTTGTTGATGTGGAACGTAAAGCTGAATTAGGCGGTAATATTCATGCTAAAGGCATGATGATTATGCAGGCGTTCTTGATTTCAGAACTGGAACTTGATCAGCCACTGCCCTTCTCCGCCTCGATTGTTTTTGAACAATCTTATGGTGAAGTTGATGGCGATAGTGCATCACTGGCAGAACTTTGCGCGCTGATCAGCGCCCTTTCACAACAACCGATCAATCAGCAAATCGCTGTTACAGGTTCTGTTGACCAATTTGGTAATGTGCAGCCTATTGGTGGTGTGAATGAAAAGATCGAAGGTTTCTTCGAAGCTTGTCAGCGCCGCGGGCTAACGGGTAATCAGGGGGTTATTTTACCTGCCACTAATGTCCGCCATTTATGTCTGAATCAAGCAGTGATTGATGCGGTGCAGCAAGGCCAGTTCCATTTATGGGCTGTTGATACCGCCGCAGAAGCATTACCGTTGTTAACCGGCGTGGTTTATGCCGATGAGCAACAACCTAGCTTATTGGGTATAATTCAAGAACGAATCTCACAAGTCAATCCGCAAGACAGACACCGTTGGCCATGGCCATTACGTTGGCTGAACTGGTTTAACCAGGGCTGA
- a CDS encoding methylglyoxal synthase encodes MELTTRTIAARKHIALVSHDHCKKSLLEWVMENRDLLAQHELYATGTTGNLVQKATGIDVRCLLSGPMGGDQEVGALISEKKIDILIFFWDPLNAVPHDPDVKALLRLATVWNIPVATNRSTADFLIGSILFSSEVTIAIPDYERYLQQRLK; translated from the coding sequence ATGGAACTCACCACCCGCACTATTGCGGCACGTAAACACATTGCACTGGTTTCCCACGACCATTGCAAAAAATCTCTGCTCGAATGGGTCATGGAAAACAGAGATCTTTTGGCACAGCACGAACTTTATGCAACAGGCACCACCGGAAACCTGGTACAGAAAGCAACGGGGATTGATGTCCGCTGCTTGCTCAGTGGCCCAATGGGGGGGGACCAGGAAGTTGGAGCGCTGATATCTGAGAAGAAAATTGATATTTTGATTTTCTTCTGGGACCCACTCAATGCTGTACCACATGACCCAGATGTCAAAGCCCTGCTACGTTTGGCGACAGTGTGGAATATTCCGGTCGCGACCAACCGCTCTACCGCCGATTTCTTGATTGGCTCCATCTTATTTAGCAGTGAAGTGACCATTGCAATACCGGATTATGAGCGCTACTTACAGCAACGCCTGAAATAA
- a CDS encoding YccF domain-containing protein, whose product MRTVLNILNFVLGGFFTTLGWLLATVVSVMLIFTLPLTRSCWEITKLSFLPYGNEAIHVNELYPEKSNPLLSASGSLLNIVWFILFGWWLCLSHIATGIVQCITIIGIPVGIANFKIAAIALWPVGRRVVSVEMAQQARMANAQRQYQQR is encoded by the coding sequence ATGCGTACTGTATTGAATATTCTTAATTTTGTTTTAGGTGGTTTCTTCACCACATTGGGTTGGTTATTGGCCACCGTGGTCAGTGTCATGCTGATTTTCACCTTACCATTAACTCGCTCTTGCTGGGAGATTACCAAGTTATCATTTCTCCCTTATGGCAATGAGGCGATCCATGTCAATGAATTATACCCAGAAAAAAGTAATCCTCTGTTATCCGCCAGTGGTTCTTTACTGAATATCGTTTGGTTTATTTTATTTGGTTGGTGGCTATGTTTATCACATATTGCAACCGGAATTGTGCAATGTATCACCATAATTGGTATTCCCGTCGGAATTGCCAATTTTAAGATTGCCGCTATTGCGTTATGGCCAGTAGGCCGCCGTGTCGTTTCTGTCGAAATGGCGCAACAGGCAAGAATGGCTAATGCTCAACGCCAGTATCAGCAACGCTGA
- the sulA gene encoding SOS-induced cell division inhibitor SulA: MRTQSLKPYNANHHSLATRDVSQRVDTQTDSGLISELVYSENQSVVAQLLLPLLQQLGKQSRWLLWLTPQQKLSRLWLQQSGLPITKVVQARQINPLSTVDAMEKALLTGNYSVVLGWLPELSENDRIRLRLAAKLGNAYGFVMRPLEDTKLDQGQCATLKIHSSLYH; the protein is encoded by the coding sequence ATGCGTACTCAATCACTAAAACCTTATAATGCTAATCATCATTCTCTTGCTACCCGTGATGTATCGCAACGAGTTGATACTCAAACGGATAGTGGCCTTATCAGTGAACTTGTGTACAGTGAAAACCAGTCTGTAGTAGCACAATTATTGCTTCCTTTATTACAACAGCTCGGTAAACAATCTCGATGGCTTCTATGGTTAACCCCACAACAGAAATTGAGCCGTTTATGGCTACAGCAATCGGGGTTACCAATAACTAAAGTCGTTCAGGCGAGGCAAATCAATCCATTATCAACTGTTGATGCTATGGAAAAAGCGCTGTTAACAGGAAATTACAGTGTTGTTCTTGGTTGGCTACCCGAGTTGTCAGAAAATGACCGCATCAGATTGCGTTTGGCGGCAAAATTAGGGAACGCTTATGGGTTTGTTATGCGTCCTTTAGAAGACACAAAACTCGATCAAGGACAGTGCGCAACGTTAAAAATTCATTCTTCTTTGTATCATTAA
- the yccS gene encoding YccS family putative transporter, whose amino-acid sequence MLTFVTGLRRYIYNSSLLYHVRIFIALVGVTAVPWWIEQPKLTIPLTLGVVAAALTDLDDRLAGRLRNLFITLICFFIASASIELLFPYPWLFALGLTFSTCGFILLGALGQRYATIAFGALLIAIYTMLGTSMYHIWYQQPLLLILGAVWYNVLTLCGHLIFPIRPLQDNLARCYQHLAQYLEAKANLFDPDIESEVNQPLIDVAMANSTLVSTLNQAKTSLVTRLKGDRGQRETRRTLHYYFVAQDIHERASSSHVQYQILREKFRYSDVLFRFQRLLNMQSRACVQLSQSILMRQKYQHDPRFERAFTFLDAALARELAQNENVPQVKALSHLLKNLRAIDAQLAGIESEQVLAEGPQPESRLSDDRITGWSDIKLRISRHLTPQSALFRHAVRMSVVLCVGYAFIQLTGMRHGYWILLTSLFVCQPNYNATRRRLALRIIGTLAGILIGLPILYFVPSIEGQLILIVITGVLFFAFRNVQYAHATMFITLLVLLCFNLLGEGFEVAAPRVFDTLLGCAIAWVAVSFIWPDWKFRQLPAVVRRTLNANCRYLDAILVQYYQGRDNSLPYRIARRDAHNCDAELASVISNMSAEPKNDKETQEAAFRLLCLNHTMLSYISALGAHREKLTNTATLRLLNDAICYVEGTLEQEQPDSIKMAQVLAGLSTRLQSCNPEPESKDQLVLQQIGLLLELLPELSELNKRIGHTG is encoded by the coding sequence GTGCTCACTTTCGTCACTGGTTTACGCCGTTATATCTACAATAGCAGCCTGCTTTATCATGTTCGTATCTTTATCGCGTTGGTGGGTGTAACGGCGGTTCCTTGGTGGATTGAGCAGCCCAAACTGACAATCCCCCTAACTCTCGGTGTCGTGGCCGCAGCATTAACTGATCTTGATGACCGCCTGGCTGGGCGGTTGCGCAATCTATTCATCACACTGATTTGCTTTTTTATCGCATCAGCCTCTATTGAACTGTTATTTCCTTATCCTTGGCTCTTTGCCCTTGGCCTGACTTTTTCAACCTGTGGCTTTATCTTGCTGGGCGCCTTAGGCCAACGTTATGCCACTATCGCCTTTGGTGCCTTGTTAATTGCTATCTACACCATGTTGGGCACTTCGATGTACCATATTTGGTATCAGCAACCTTTGCTACTGATACTCGGTGCCGTCTGGTATAACGTGCTGACCCTATGTGGACACCTTATTTTCCCTATCCGACCCTTACAGGATAATTTGGCCCGCTGCTATCAACACCTGGCTCAATACCTGGAAGCAAAAGCCAACCTATTTGATCCTGATATTGAATCTGAGGTTAACCAGCCGCTTATTGATGTTGCAATGGCCAATAGCACATTAGTCTCGACACTGAATCAAGCCAAAACCTCACTTGTTACGCGGCTGAAAGGCGATCGCGGCCAGCGCGAAACACGACGAACCCTCCACTATTATTTTGTGGCGCAAGATATTCATGAACGCGCCAGTTCATCCCATGTTCAATATCAAATATTGCGCGAAAAATTCCGCTACAGCGACGTGTTATTCCGCTTTCAACGTCTGCTGAACATGCAATCCCGAGCTTGTGTGCAACTGTCGCAATCAATTCTCATGAGACAGAAATATCAGCATGACCCGCGTTTCGAACGGGCGTTTACTTTCCTGGATGCAGCCCTTGCCAGAGAATTAGCTCAAAACGAGAATGTGCCGCAAGTTAAAGCGCTTTCCCATTTGCTCAAAAACCTGCGGGCCATTGATGCCCAATTAGCGGGGATTGAATCAGAGCAAGTCCTTGCTGAAGGGCCGCAACCTGAAAGCCGCCTATCTGACGACCGTATCACCGGATGGAGCGATATAAAATTGCGGATCAGCCGCCATCTGACCCCACAGTCCGCACTTTTCCGCCACGCTGTCCGCATGTCAGTAGTACTCTGCGTGGGTTATGCATTTATTCAACTGACCGGCATGCGACACGGTTATTGGATTTTACTGACCAGCCTTTTTGTCTGCCAACCCAACTACAATGCAACCAGGCGTCGCCTGGCGCTGCGCATCATTGGCACCTTGGCGGGTATCCTGATCGGACTACCAATCCTCTATTTCGTCCCTTCCATTGAGGGCCAGTTAATCCTAATTGTCATTACCGGCGTGCTGTTTTTTGCTTTCCGCAATGTTCAGTATGCTCACGCGACGATGTTCATTACGTTGCTGGTTTTGTTGTGTTTTAACTTACTCGGAGAGGGATTTGAGGTTGCTGCACCCCGCGTGTTTGACACCTTACTCGGTTGCGCAATTGCCTGGGTCGCGGTGAGTTTTATCTGGCCAGACTGGAAATTCCGCCAACTTCCCGCCGTAGTTCGTAGAACACTTAATGCGAACTGCCGCTATCTGGATGCTATCTTAGTGCAATATTATCAAGGTAGAGATAATAGTTTGCCTTACCGTATTGCCCGCCGTGATGCTCATAATTGCGATGCCGAATTGGCTTCCGTCATTTCAAATATGTCAGCAGAGCCCAAGAACGACAAAGAAACTCAGGAAGCCGCATTTCGTTTACTTTGTCTCAACCACACTATGCTCAGTTATATATCTGCGCTAGGCGCTCATCGTGAAAAGCTGACCAATACAGCTACGCTGAGGTTGCTCAACGATGCTATTTGTTATGTTGAAGGTACACTTGAGCAAGAACAACCCGACAGTATAAAAATGGCGCAAGTGTTAGCCGGCTTATCAACCCGGCTACAGAGCTGTAATCCTGAGCCGGAGAGCAAAGATCAATTGGTATTACAACAGATTGGCTTATTGCTTGAACTATTACCTGAACTCAGTGAGCTCAATAAACGTATCGGCCACACTGGCTAA
- the matP gene encoding macrodomain Ter protein MatP translates to MKYQQLENLESGWKWTYLVKKHREGEAITRHIENSAAQDAVEQLMKLESEPVKVLEWIDIHMNVQLANRMKQTIRARRKRHFNAEHQHTRKKSIDLEFLVWQRLAALARRRGNTLSETVVQLIEDAERKEKYKSQMSSLKQDLQDILSKDI, encoded by the coding sequence ATGAAATATCAGCAACTGGAAAATCTAGAAAGTGGTTGGAAATGGACCTATTTGGTTAAAAAACACCGTGAAGGTGAAGCCATTACGCGCCATATAGAAAACAGTGCGGCTCAGGATGCTGTCGAGCAGTTGATGAAACTGGAAAGTGAACCAGTGAAAGTGTTGGAGTGGATTGATATTCACATGAATGTGCAACTGGCTAACAGGATGAAGCAGACTATCCGTGCCAGGCGTAAGCGGCATTTTAATGCGGAGCACCAACATACTCGCAAGAAATCAATCGATCTGGAGTTTTTGGTGTGGCAACGTTTGGCGGCCTTGGCAAGGCGTCGAGGCAATACTCTATCAGAGACTGTTGTTCAGTTAATTGAAGATGCTGAGCGTAAAGAGAAGTATAAGAGCCAGATGTCATCGTTGAAACAGGACTTGCAGGATATTCTCAGTAAAGACATTTGA
- a CDS encoding TfoX/Sxy family DNA transformation protein, with product MKNISENKIRQAQNRFDFLGKITARSQFGGYGLLANGIMFSVVSEGELYLRANDRVENLFRAREMTNLVYAKRGIPILLRYYWVDSLLWDDDLALRHFVKQAYQGAKSEVLSKKCPPVRLKDLPNLSASLERLLWKVGIKSVAELRFEGAKRCYLKLRTLRCSLGVNVLLALAGAISGHHYAALPLIMRSELIEWFEMHIRTDDVSQYETA from the coding sequence ATGAAAAACATATCAGAGAATAAGATAAGACAAGCACAGAATCGCTTTGATTTTTTAGGGAAAATTACGGCTCGCTCACAATTTGGCGGTTATGGGTTGCTAGCCAATGGCATTATGTTTTCAGTGGTTTCTGAGGGGGAGCTGTATTTACGTGCAAATGACAGGGTTGAAAATTTATTTCGCGCCAGAGAAATGACCAATCTTGTTTATGCTAAGCGGGGGATTCCTATTTTATTGCGTTATTATTGGGTGGACTCTCTCTTGTGGGATGACGACCTCGCACTACGCCATTTTGTAAAACAGGCCTATCAAGGGGCTAAATCTGAAGTTTTAAGCAAAAAATGCCCGCCAGTTCGGTTGAAAGACTTACCTAACCTCAGTGCCAGCCTCGAGCGACTATTATGGAAAGTCGGTATCAAGAGTGTAGCGGAATTGAGGTTTGAAGGGGCTAAGCGCTGTTATTTGAAGTTGCGTACGTTGAGGTGTTCACTTGGCGTGAATGTTTTATTGGCTCTTGCTGGGGCGATCAGTGGCCATCACTATGCTGCGCTGCCCCTCATAATGCGCAGTGAACTTATTGAATGGTTTGAAATGCACATTCGAACAGATGATGTTTCACAATATGAAACAGCATAA
- the helD gene encoding DNA helicase IV, whose amino-acid sequence MELKATSFGKHLAQHPYNRVRLLNAGIEVCGDKHQYLIPFNQLVNIQCKRGIVWGEMEFELPNQQVVRLHGTEWQETQRFYHHLLGIWQQWSEEMSLVCVEVLHKQVELIKRIEQQDKWFKRSELSQVQASIREAFTSLPIPVQRLTEFDSCRADYELCLRWLDQGNRSVDRRNQQWTHRMLEEHQDFFQSVETSPLNESQSRAVVNGEDSVLVLAGAGSGKTSVLVARAGWLLRRNETLPEQILLLAFGRQAADEMNSRIKQRLGVDDIQAKTFHALALQIIQQGSRKMPVISQLESDSQARRSLLIKHWQQQCSEKKAQAKGWREWLTDELAWEVDDGEFWRDSRLAARLAGRLERWLGLMRMHGGSQAEMIEQADEEVRDLFQKRIRLMAPLLKAWKAALKEEGAVDFSGLIHQAVNLLEKGRFVSPWKHILVDEFQDVSPQRAMLLTALRKQNKQTCLFAVGDDWQAIYRFSGAELSLTTAFSQNFGEGAECALDTTYRFNDRIGEIANRFIQQNPYQLKKPLNSLSKGNEKSVTILPNEQLESLLDKLSGFVKDDERILILARYHHLRPAILQKVSTRWPKLTIDFMTIHASKGQQADYVIIVGLHYGSDGFPAAARESILEDVLLPAPEDFPDAEERRLLYVAMTRAKHQVWLLQDTANPSVFVNQLSELGVSTQRKP is encoded by the coding sequence ATGGAACTTAAAGCGACATCTTTTGGCAAGCATCTGGCTCAGCATCCCTATAACCGGGTTCGTTTGCTGAATGCGGGCATCGAAGTATGCGGTGATAAACATCAATACCTGATTCCTTTCAACCAGTTGGTTAACATTCAATGTAAGCGCGGTATTGTCTGGGGCGAGATGGAGTTTGAATTGCCGAATCAGCAAGTTGTGCGTTTGCATGGTACCGAATGGCAGGAAACGCAACGTTTCTATCATCATTTACTGGGCATCTGGCAGCAATGGAGTGAGGAGATGAGCCTGGTTTGTGTTGAGGTTTTACATAAACAAGTTGAATTAATTAAGCGAATTGAGCAGCAGGATAAATGGTTTAAACGCAGTGAGTTAAGTCAGGTGCAGGCGTCTATTCGCGAAGCTTTCACGTCATTGCCGATCCCGGTTCAGCGTTTAACCGAGTTTGATTCTTGCCGCGCCGATTATGAGCTTTGTTTGCGCTGGCTGGATCAAGGTAACCGCAGTGTTGATCGTCGCAATCAGCAATGGACTCATCGCATGTTGGAAGAACATCAAGATTTCTTCCAGAGCGTAGAAACTTCGCCCCTCAATGAGTCGCAAAGTCGGGCGGTCGTCAACGGCGAAGATTCGGTATTGGTGCTGGCCGGTGCTGGCAGCGGCAAAACCTCGGTGCTGGTTGCGCGAGCGGGTTGGTTACTGCGCCGCAATGAAACACTGCCGGAGCAAATTTTACTCCTCGCTTTTGGCCGTCAGGCTGCCGATGAAATGAACAGCCGCATCAAGCAACGGCTTGGTGTGGATGATATTCAAGCCAAAACTTTCCATGCACTTGCGTTGCAGATAATCCAGCAAGGTAGCCGTAAAATGCCAGTGATTAGTCAACTTGAATCTGACAGCCAAGCCAGACGGTCGCTGTTGATCAAACATTGGCAGCAGCAGTGCAGTGAAAAAAAGGCGCAGGCTAAAGGGTGGCGAGAATGGCTAACGGATGAGTTAGCGTGGGAAGTCGATGATGGCGAGTTTTGGCGTGATTCGCGCCTTGCAGCCCGACTGGCTGGGCGGCTTGAACGTTGGTTAGGGTTGATGCGTATGCACGGCGGTAGTCAGGCCGAAATGATTGAGCAGGCTGATGAAGAAGTGCGAGATCTCTTCCAAAAACGTATCCGACTAATGGCACCGTTACTGAAAGCATGGAAAGCAGCGCTGAAAGAAGAGGGGGCAGTTGATTTCTCCGGGCTGATTCATCAGGCTGTTAACTTGCTGGAAAAAGGGCGGTTTGTTAGCCCGTGGAAACACATATTAGTCGATGAGTTTCAGGATGTTTCGCCACAGCGCGCCATGTTATTGACTGCTTTGCGTAAACAAAATAAGCAAACTTGCCTGTTTGCGGTTGGGGATGATTGGCAGGCTATTTACCGGTTCAGCGGCGCAGAACTTTCTCTCACAACGGCTTTTAGCCAGAATTTTGGTGAGGGCGCTGAGTGCGCATTGGATACCACCTATCGTTTTAATGACAGGATTGGTGAAATTGCTAACCGGTTTATTCAACAGAATCCATACCAATTGAAAAAACCACTGAACAGCTTGAGTAAAGGTAATGAAAAGTCAGTGACTATTTTGCCGAATGAACAGCTGGAATCGCTATTGGATAAGTTAAGTGGTTTTGTTAAGGATGATGAGCGCATTCTTATTTTGGCCCGCTATCATCATTTGCGCCCAGCAATTTTGCAAAAGGTGTCCACCCGCTGGCCGAAGTTAACCATTGATTTTATGACGATTCATGCCAGCAAAGGTCAACAAGCAGATTATGTGATTATTGTTGGTTTACATTACGGGAGTGATGGTTTCCCGGCAGCGGCGCGCGAGTCAATTTTGGAGGATGTGTTGCTACCGGCCCCTGAAGATTTCCCTGATGCGGAAGAACGGCGTTTGCTGTATGTCGCCATGACGCGAGCAAAACATCAGGTTTGGCTACTACAAGATACGGCTAACCCCTCTGTTTTTGTTAATCAACTTAGCGAGTTAGGAGTGTCAACTCAGCGCAAACCCTAG
- the ompA gene encoding porin OmpA, with amino-acid sequence MKKTAIALAVALAGFATVAQAAPKDNTWYTGGKLGWSQYQNTGTGGIYGDQGNDGPTHKDQLGAGAFLGYQANQYLGFEMGYDWLGRMPYKGDVRNGDFKAQGVQLAAKLSYPIAQDLDLYTRLGGMVWRADSSAFNAASGTRLNNHDTGVSPLVALGAEYAWTKNWATRMEYQWVSNIGDKATVGARPDNGMLSVGVSYRFGQEDAVAPVVAPAPAPAPVVDTKRFTLKSDVLFAFNKSTLKAEGQQALDQLYSQLSSIDPKDGSVVVLGFADRIGQPAPNLALSQRRADSVRDYLVSKGIPADKITARGEGQANPVTGNTCDNVKPRAALIECLAPDRRVEIEVKGYKEVVTQPQA; translated from the coding sequence ATGAAAAAGACAGCTATCGCATTAGCAGTGGCACTGGCTGGTTTCGCTACAGTAGCGCAAGCCGCACCGAAAGATAACACCTGGTACACCGGTGGCAAACTGGGCTGGTCTCAGTATCAAAATACTGGCACTGGCGGTATCTATGGCGACCAAGGCAATGACGGTCCAACTCATAAAGACCAATTAGGTGCTGGTGCGTTCTTGGGTTACCAAGCAAACCAATACCTGGGCTTTGAAATGGGATACGACTGGCTTGGCCGTATGCCTTACAAAGGCGACGTTCGTAACGGCGACTTTAAAGCACAAGGCGTTCAACTGGCTGCAAAACTGAGCTACCCAATTGCTCAGGACCTGGACCTGTACACCCGTCTGGGTGGTATGGTTTGGCGTGCAGACTCCAGCGCGTTTAACGCAGCTTCTGGCACACGTTTGAACAACCATGACACCGGTGTTTCTCCATTGGTAGCTCTGGGTGCTGAATACGCATGGACCAAGAACTGGGCAACCCGTATGGAATACCAATGGGTTAGCAACATCGGTGATAAAGCTACCGTTGGTGCTCGTCCAGACAACGGCATGCTGAGCGTAGGTGTTTCTTACCGTTTCGGTCAGGAAGATGCAGTAGCTCCAGTAGTTGCTCCAGCACCAGCTCCAGCTCCAGTTGTTGACACTAAGCGTTTCACTCTGAAATCAGACGTGTTGTTCGCTTTCAACAAGTCAACTCTGAAAGCAGAAGGCCAGCAAGCTCTGGATCAACTGTATTCACAGCTGAGCTCTATCGATCCTAAAGACGGTTCTGTAGTTGTTCTGGGCTTCGCTGACCGTATCGGTCAACCAGCTCCTAACTTAGCTCTGTCTCAGCGTCGTGCTGACAGCGTACGTGATTACCTGGTTTCTAAAGGTATCCCTGCTGACAAAATCACCGCTCGCGGTGAAGGCCAAGCAAACCCAGTTACAGGCAACACCTGTGACAACGTGAAACCACGTGCTGCTCTGATTGAGTGCCTGGCACCAGATCGTCGCGTAGAGATCGAAGTTAAAGGCTACAAAGAAGTTGTAACTCAGCCACAGGCTTAA